One part of the Xiphophorus hellerii strain 12219 chromosome 17, Xiphophorus_hellerii-4.1, whole genome shotgun sequence genome encodes these proteins:
- the LOC116736883 gene encoding uncharacterized protein LOC116736883 isoform X2: protein MKTLVIFGILLYASLRIQAAVIEVFEETQSVLLPCLYGGVIPEDPFVIWTRNDHNSKVFLFRQEGSDPEQQNQIYRGRTSMSPDALETGNYSLTFRKPQLTDSGNYICSITDGVKTLKLTEVQLNVKDVQVKVKASRDAEFVVLPCKTSAGLPKDTRVEWTRSEPEFMFVLAYPNTSARNAERDEHYRGRTAMNEDLLRTGDVSLTLRNPTARDSGRYVCTVYRDKDILRQKVVLELVPLAPEGTPIWVTVLLVVLVVLGLTGGALFYFRLYFIPVQQVTVDSGAESVLLPCRTTAFLPRDVRVEWTNSKNWKVYVYEYGTDQPGVQHNLYRTRTRMDENLLTTGDLSLTLKWPTDKDSKIYTCSASNRDGKILMKKQVQLHVRIQQVVVESGAESVLLPCRATKNLPGDAKVEWTDKDSKKVHVYENGSDQPRKQNQFYRTRTKMDENLLETGDLSLTLKHPTIGDQTFYTCSISNWDGVILMVKQVKLLVKGQHQITVDSDMESVLLPCRTTDHLPGDARVEWIKSPDRKAHVYENGSDRPGEQSQFYRTRTKMDEEPLRTGDLSLTLRWPTDGDSEIYTCKVSSRNGVVLMKKQVQLNVKGQLPGGGGGGGGVCPAAVQNNT, encoded by the exons atgaagacGTTGGTGATATTTGGGATCCTCCTGTACG CGTCCTTAAGGATCCAGGCTGCAGTGATTGAGGTGTTTGAGGAGACGCAGTCTGTCCTGCTGCCCTGCCTTTATGGGGGAGTAATTCCTGAAGATCCCTTCGTTATCTGGACTCGTAATGATCACAACTCCAAAGTTTTCCTCTTTCGACAAGAAGGCAGCGATCCAGAACAACAGAACCAGATCTACAGAGGAAGAACATCAATGAGTCCTGATGCTCTGGAAACTGGAAACTACAGCCTCACCTTCAGAAAGCCTCAACTGACTGACAGTGGAAACTACATCTGCAGCATCACTGATGGAGTAAAGACGCTAAAGCTGACAGAGGTTCAGCTCAATGTCAAAG ATGTCCAGGTGAAGGTGAAGGCGAGTAGAGATGCAGAGTTTGTCGTCTTGCCCTGCAAAACATCTGCTGGTTTACCCAAAGACACCAGAGTGGAGTGGAcccgatcagaaccagaatTTATGTTTGTCCTTGCGTATCCAAACACAAGCGCACGGAATGCAGAAAGGGACGAGCATTATCGCGGCCGCACTGCCATGAATGAAGACCTGCTGAGAACCGGAGACGTCAGCCTGACCCTGAGAAACCCCACAGCCAGAGACAGCGGACGCTACGTCTGCACCGTCTACAGAGACAAAGACATCCTGAGACAGAAAGTGGTTCTAGAACTGGTTCCACTGGCTCCAG AGGGTACACCCATCTGGGTCACAGTTTTGTTGGTGGTTCTCGTGGTTCTTGGATTAACTGGAGGTGCTCTATTTTATTTCCGCCTCTATTTCATACCAG ttcaacaggtGACGGTGGATTCAGGGGCAGAGTCGGTCCTGCTGCCCTGCAGAACCACAGCTTTCCTGCCCAGAGATGTTAGAGTGGAGTGGACGAACAGCAAAAACTGGAAGGTCTATGTGTATGAGTATGGTACTGATCAGCCTGGAGTACAGCATAACctctacagaaccagaaccaggatgGATGAAAACTTACTGACAACAGGAGACCTCAGTCTGACTCTGAAATGGCCCACTGATAAAGACAGTAAGATCTACACATGCAGCGCCTCCAACAGGGATGGAAAGATCCTGATGAAGAAACAAGTTCAGCTCCATGTCAGAA TTCAACAGGTGGTGGTGGAATCAGGGGCAGAGTCTGTCCTGCTGCCCTGCAGAGCCACAAAGAATCTGCCTGGAGATGCAAAAGTGGAGTGGACGGACAAAGACAGTAAAAAGGTCCATGTGTATGAGAACGGTTCTGATCAGCCCAGAAAACAGAACCAGttctacagaaccagaaccaagatggATGAAAACCTGTTGGAGACTGGAGACCTCAGTCTGACTCTGAAACATCCCACAATTGGAGACCAGACCTTCTACACCTGTAGCATCTCCAACTGGGACGGAGTCATCCTGATGGTGAAACAAGTAAAGCTTCTGGTGAAAG GTCAACATCAGATTACGGTGGATTCTGACATGGAGTCGGTCCTGCTGCCCTGCAGAACCACAGATCATCTGCCTGGAGATGCGAGAGTGGAGTGGATAAAGAGCCCAGACAGGAAGGCCCACGTGTATGAGAACGGTTCTGATCGGCCTGGAGAACAGAGCCAGttctacagaaccagaaccaagatggATGAAGAACCGCTGAGGACTGGAGACCTCAGTCTGACTCTGAGATGGCCCACTGATGGAGACAGTGAGATCTATACCTGTAAAGTCTCCAGCAGGAACGGAGTCGTCCTGATGAAGAAACAAGTTCAGCTGAATGTCAAAGGTCA